The Comamonas sp. 26 DNA window GCCGTTCTTGGCGTGGTGCACCAGCTTGTAATCCGCAGCGCCCAGCAGCGGGTGACCCGCATCCTTGCCCCAGCGGGCGCGGTCAATCACGCTTTGCGGGTGCTCGATACGGAAGCCGATGGAGAAGGGCTTGGCTTCCATGGCCACACCGCGCTCGTAGAAGTTGACAAAAGTATCGCGTGCGCTATGGCCCAGTGCCATCACCGCGTGGTGGGTGGGCAGGTGGTAGCTTTCGCCGGTGACCTGATTGAGCACTTGCAGGCCAGTCAGCTGGCGCTGCTCGCCTTCGCCCTCGATCTGCACATCGGTCACGCGCTGTTCAAAGCGCACTTCCCCGCCCAGACGCACGATTTCTTCGCGAATGCCTTCAACCAGCTTGACCAGCTTGAAAGTGCCGATATGGGGGTGGGCGGTGTAGAGAATCTCTGGCGGTGCGCCGAAAGTCACAAATTCTGTCAGTACCTTGCGGCCAAGATGGCGTGGATCCTTGATCTGGCTGTAGAGCTTGCCGTCAGAGAACGTGCCCGCACCGCCTTCGCCGTACTGCACGTTGGATTCGGGTGTCAGCTCGCGCTTGCGCCACAGGCGCCAGGTGTCCTTGGTGCGCTGGCGCACGGTCTTGCCGCGTTCCAGCACGATGGGCTTGAAACCCATCTGGGCCAGAACCAGGCCGGCAAACATGCCGCAGGGGCCAAAGCCTACAACCACGGGGCGCTCATCCATATCGGCGGGAGCCTGGCCCACCGGCGTCCAGCGCATGTCTGGCGTGAGGTTGACGTGGGAGTGGTCCGCAAAGTGCGCCAGCAGCGCGGCTTCCTGGCTTTCATCGGCCAGCGTGATGTCGACGATATACACCGCCAGCAACTCGGTCTTGCGCGCATCAAAGCTGCGCTTGTGCACCTGCAGGCCTGCAATGGCCTTGGCGGGCAAGCCCAGACGCTCGGCGGCTAAAGCCGTGAGCTTTTCAAGGGGCTGAAATTCGGTGTGGTTTTCGGGGTGGTATTCCACCGCCGACAAAGGGAGTTTGAGTTCTGCGATCCGGATCATGGCTTGTACCTATCAAGCAAGGGCTTGGATGGTAAGGCAAAGCCAGCAGGGCTGCGCAGCAAGGCAGCGGTGACCTGCGTTTGTGTTGTGCTTATGGTGTTTAAAAAGTGAGCGGTTTGCGTTTGGTTGCATTCATTTGTGGATCAATTTCAAGTTGAAGTAAATACATATCAACCGCTACACGCTACTGATTCGATAGTTGTCGGCTTGGCTTGTAGAGCAGTTGCAGCAGCCACAGGCCGATCTGAGGCCTGATCGGCATTGTTGCGGGTATGCGTTGCTGCTGCCACGGTCACATCACGTAGCGCTAGATCACCAGTTTGGAATAACCAATCCCCGCAGCCTTCTCGACCTTGATCTGTGCCGGAATGCGCTCTTTGAGCGCCTCCACATGGCTGATGACGCCAATCATCTTGCCGCTGGCGTTCAGTGCATCCAGCGCAGACAGCGCCACTTCCAGCGTGTCGCCGTCTAAGGTGCCAAAGCCTTCGTCGAGGAACAGGGAGTCGATAGAGGTCTTGCTGCTAACCAGATCGGACAATGCCAGCGCCAGAGCCAGACTGACGAGGAATGCCTCGCCGCCCGACAGCGTGCGCGTGTCGCGCGCCACATCGCCTTGCCAGTTGTCCACAATATCGAGCTCCAGTTCGCCCGTGGGCTTGCGGCGCAGCAGGTAACGGCCATGCAGTCTTAGCAGGTGCTGGTTGGCCAGATGCAGCAGATGGTCTAGCGTCAGTCCCTGCGCAAACTTGCGGAACTTGTCGCCCTTGGCGGAGCCAATCAGACCGTCTAGCCGCTGCCACAGGTCGCTGTCTTTTTCCTGCGCTGCAATTTGCTCCAGCAGCGCTTGCTGGCCTGCGCGGTGCTGGTCGTCGTCTGTTAAGCGGGCGCGGTGCGCGCCTAGTTGCTCGGCCTGCTGGGCGCGTTCGGCTTCCAGCTGGGTGATTTGCTGGGTGATGGCTTCGGGCATCTCATCGCTCAAGGCCTGCGATTGCAGCGCAGCCAGCCGCTGGGTTGCATCAGCCAGCAAGGTGCTGGCGCGCTGCTCTGCGGCGTGCAATTGATCGCTCAGCGCCTGCAAGCGGCTGTGCTCGGTATCGGCCAGCAGGGCTGATGAGTACTGCACTTCATCGGCAAATGGACTGGTTTGCAGCGCTTGCTGCCATGCGCCATGAGCTTGGTCTGCCGATTGCTGCAACTGCGCCAGCGTACTCTGGGCGTGAGTGATTTGGCCTTGCAGCAATGCCAGCGTTTGCGCAGTGCGCTCTATCTGCACTATGCAGTCGGCCAGCGTGGCGGCGGGTGTCACGGAATAAGCCGGTACATCGGCGGGCAGTGCGGGCAAGGCATTGTTGCGCTGCCGCCAGAGCTCGGCATCTTGCGCGGCTTGGGCGTATTGGCCTTGCTGCACTTCGATCTGGTGCGCCACTTCTTGCAGCAGCGTTTGCTGGCGCTGCCATTGCTGCCATTCTTGCTGGCGGGCGGTCAGCCAATCGGCGGTGTCCGCCGCCGCAGGCAGTGCATAGCCAGCGGCTTGTATGGAGGCTTGTAAGCTGTTTTGCAGAACGGTGGATTGCTGCTGCACCGCTTGCAGCATTTGGCTGGTTTGCAGCTGTTGCTGCATGTTGCTTTGCAGTGCTTGCTGGGTGCTGGCCTGTGCGTGGTCTGCCTGTTGCTGGTGGTGCAGCGCGGCCTGACAGGTCTCTTTGGCAGCTTGAAAATCGCGCTCGCCAGCATCGGCTAAGGCTAAGGTTTTCTCCAGCGCTGTGATTTGCTGCTGCGCCTTGTCACAGGTGGCGCTCAAAGCGTCGGGCTGCTGCCATGCAGTGTCAGCCACGGGCTCCGTTGCTTGCTCACGCAAGGAATTCCAGCGCGCTTGCCACTGTGCAATTTGCGTGGCGGTGGCATCGCGCTGCGCTTGCAGGTGTTGTTGCTGGCTCTGTGTGGTGGCAAGGGCGGTATTCAGCAACTCGCCTTGCTGCTGCAATGCATCGCGCTCTTGTTGCGCCTGCTTGAGTGCAGCTTCAGTGGCCGAAACATCGAGCGCCGCGTATTCGGTGATCGCAGGGTGATCGTGCGATCCGCACAAGGGGCAGGCTTCATCGGGCTGCAGCGCGGCGCGGTGGGCTTGCAGGCTTTGAATGCGCTGCTCCTGGGTCAGAAGGGCTTGCTTGTCGGCGACCTTTTCTTTGATGGCACGGTACTGCGCGCGCAAAACCTCGCGCTGGCTCATCTGTTGCTGAATTCGGGCTTCGCTGGCAGTCAGCGCTTGCGCATGGCTTTGCTGCTGCAGTTCCAGCGGCTGGCGCAGCGCAGCATGGGCTTGCAGTTGCTGCCAGTGGTGCAACTGCTGTTGTGCGGCTTGCCAGTTGGCGCGCAGCTGCGGCAGGCTGGCGCCATGGGCGGCAAGCCGCTGCTGCTGGGCCTGTTCTGCGGCTTGTTGCTGCTGCAGGGCGCGAGTCACTTGCTCGGCAGCTTGCGCGCTGTGCTGGGCTTGGGTGCTGGCTTGTTGTTGCAGTTGCGCGGCAGTGCGCTGCAGCTGCAGCAGCTGGTTTTCAGCCTGCGCTGTTTGCTGCTGCAGTTGCTGGTGTTGCTGCAACTGCTCGCGCCAGCCGCTGAGGTTTTCGCCCAGCTGGGCGTGGCTGGCGTGGGTCTGGCTCCATGCCGTCAAATCAGCCTGTTGCGCTCTTGTGGCTTGCCGTTGCAGCTGTGATTTTTGTAGCGCGTTGGCGCTTAACTGCTGGGCTTGCTGGTGCTGAAGCCTCTGTACGACCTGCGCTTGCAACAAGCTGGCGTGCAGGCCTTGCAACTGATGTTGCTCTGCGGCTAATTGATGGCTGGCTTGCTGCCACTGCATGTGCAATGGGCGAATCGCCAAGGCGGGCGCATGGGCTTGCAGGCGCTGCAAGTCCGGCGCGGCGTCTGCTACCGCTTGCCGGGCTGCGGCTTCTGCGCTGCGGGCTTGCTCCACTTCGGCGCTGGTGTGGGCCGTTTGCGTTTGCCATTGCTGCACGGCATGCAACTGGGCGTGCCGTGTGTGTAGATCGGCCAGCGTGGCGCTCAGTTGTTGGGTCTGCGCTTGCAGATCGCTGCGCGTGGCTTCATCCAGCAATTGCATGCCATTGGCCTGAGCTTGCTGTTTTTCCAGTGCTTGCTTGGCGTCGCGAGCCTGTACAAAAACGGCTTCGGAGATACGGCTATAGATGTCTGTACCAGTCAGCTCCTCCAGCAACTCGGCGCGTTCCTTGGCATCGGAGTTGAGGAAAGCCGCAAAGCCGCCCTGGGCCAGCAGCATGGATTTGGTAAAGCGCGCAAAGTCCAGCCCGGTGATCTCGGCGATGCATTCCGGCTTTTCGCTGAGACGCGTTGAAATGATGTAGCCGTCAGCGACTCGAGCCAGTTCCACAATGGGGTCTAGGAGATTTCCATCAGGCTTGTTGTGTGCACGGCGTTGGCTCCAGAAGGCACGGTAGGCCATGCCTTTGACTTCAAACTCCACTTCGGCGAAGCAGTCGGAGGTATGACGAGTGATGATGTCATTGCCGCCTTTTCCCACCTTTTTCAGCCTCGGTGTCTGGTGGTACAGCGCCAGACAAATAGCGTCGAGCAGCGTGGACTTGCCCGCGCCCGTGGGGCCGGTGATGGCGAACAAGCCGCTGTCGGCAAAGGGTGCGGCGGTGAAGTCGATGTTCCACTCGCCCTTGAGCGAGTTCAGGTTTTTAAGGCGCAGCTTCAGAATCTTCATGCGGCGTCTCCAGCTGCAGCTCCGCTTGTGTCGTTCAGGCTGCGCAGCACTTGCTGGTAGCGCTCGGTCAGTGCCAGTTGCAGGGGGGGCTCCAGATTTTCTTGTGCCAAGCGGCGCTCAAACACATCAAGCGGGCTGAGTTCGTCGAGCGATTCACGCGCATTGCCCATCAGCTGCGCAGCTGCGGTGCCGCGCTGGCGTTTGATGCGCAGAATGTTAAGCAACAAGCCTTCGGCCATGTTCTGCACGCGGCTGGCCATGTCAGCCAGATAGTCGTCTTCCTGTACTGTCACTTCAACCCAGACGGTGGTTTCGCCGCTGGCTTTGGCTGCCGCTTCTTGCAGCAAGGCGGGCAACTGGGTCAGGCTGCCGCTGAGGGCGAGCAGGGGCTGGAACACCGGCACAGGCAAGGCGGTCACGGCGTGCAGACCGCCTGCATCCAAGTCCACCAGCAGCACTTGCTTGGTTTGCCTGGCTTCGTCAAAACCCAGCGCGATGGGCGAGCCGCTGTAGCGGATATGGTCCAGGCCACCCACGGTTTGCGGCTTGTGGATATGACCCAGTGCGATATAGCTGGCGGGCGGGAAGGCGTTGGTGGGGAAGGCTTCGAGCGCGCCCACATAAATCTCGCGCACCGATTCATTGCTGCTGGCGCCCACGGTGGTCAGGTGGCCGGTGGCGATGATGGGCAGTTGCTGGCCCGTGCTGGCCAGCAAATCTGCCTGCTTTTGCTGGGCGACGGCATACACGCGCTGGTAGGTGGCTGCGATGGCGTTCTGCAGCGCCTGCTGTTTGTCTTGCGCGCTTTGCCCGGCCTGGCTTTGCTGCACATCGCGCGGGCGGATAAAGGGCAGGGCGCAGACGATGCAGCCGGGTTTTTTGTCGGTATTTCTCAGCGGCAGCGTGACGACATGCTGGGCATCGTCGCCGGTGGAGCTGACGACCTGTGTGCCAAGGTGTGAGAGCAGGTTGCGGCTTTCATCGAGCACGCTGACCGAGTCGTGGTTGCCAGCCAGCAGCAGCAGGGCTACGCCCGCTTCGTGCAGTCGAACAATCAGCTGGTTGTACAGTTCCCGCGCATAGCTGGGCGGCGCGCCGGTATCAAAAATATCGCCGGCGATGAGCACGGCATCCACCGCTTGGGTCTGGACCTGAGTGAGAAGCCAGTCGATCAGGGCCTGATGCTCGGCCTGGCGGCTGTAGCCCATGAAATGCTGGCCCAGATGCCAGTCGGAGGTGTGGAGGATGCGCATGTGCTGATGTTACGAGGGGATGCCGGGCAAAGGACTCGTAGATCAGAACAAAACAGCCTGACAGAGGGAGTCAGGCTGCTGATATCGCTTTTATTTGCGCCCGGGGCGCTTGGCCGTCCAGTAGCTGAACTCTTCCTTGCCCACTTCATAGTCCAGCTCTTGCAGGCGGGCCTGCATGTTCTCCTGAACATCGGCGATGGCCTTGTTGTAGATGGTCGGGCCAATCTCGGCGAGAAAGAAGTTGAGCAGCGCGCCGGACTGCATATTGCCGATGGGCTCGTCCATGTTCTCGCGGAAATAGCGCTCGATGGACGTGATGGCCTGTTGCTGTGCGTGCTTGGGGAGTTCGATGCTCATGGTGATCTGTGTGGCTGGATTGCTTGCATTTTTGCAAACCTTCGGAAGGGCCGCTTGGTGCGAGTGGACTAGGTACCTGCAGACCGCTTGCGTCAAACTGTGGTTGCTCTGATAAAGAGAGCTGCTAGCGCTTATCTATAAAGCGCTGCAGCCGGTTTTTATTGAATTTCCTGCTGACTAGGTTCAAAGAACCGAGTTGTCGGCCTCGGCCAGAAAGCCGCCGCTCTGGTGCGCCCACAGCTTGGCGTAGATGCCGCCCTTGGCCAGCAGTTGCTGGTGCGTGCCTTCTTCTTCGATATGGCCGTCGTTCATCACAATCAGCCGGTCCATGGCGGCGATGGTGGACAGGCGGTGGGCAATGGCAATCACGGTCTTGCCCTGCATCAGACCGTCCAGACTCTGCTGGATGGCGGCTTCGACCTCGCTGTCCAAAGCACTGGTGGCTTCGTCCAGCAAAAGAATGGGGGCGTCTTTCAGCATCACGCGGGCAATGGCCACGCGCTGGCGCTGGCCGCCTGAGAGCTTGACGCCGCGCTCGCCCACCTGGGCGTCGTAGCCGCTGCGGCCTTTCAGATCGGTCAGCGTGGCGATGAAATCCGATGCTTCGGCCTTGTCGGCGGCGGCCTGCATCTGCGCTTCCGTCGCATCGGGGCGGCCGTAGAGGATGTTGTCGCGCATGGAGCGGTGCAGCAGCGAGGTGTCTTGCGTCACCATGCCAATCGCGCCGCGCAGGCTGTCCTGGGTGACGTGGCGAATATCCTGGCCGTCAATGGTGATGCGCCCGCCTTGCACTTCATGAAAGCGCAGCAGCAGGTTGACCAGCGTGGACTTGCCTGCGCCCGACCGGCCAATCAGACCAATGCGCTCGCCGGGGCGAATGTGCAGGTTCAGGTGGTTCATCACCTTTTTGCCATCGGCCTTGTAGCCAAAGCTCACGTCTTCAAAGGCAATGCCGCCCTGGGCCACTTGCAGGGGCTTGGCGTCGGTGTCATCCACAATCGTGCGGGGTTTGGTCAGTGTGGTGATGCCATCCTGAATGGTGCCCACGTTCTCAAACAGCCCCGTCATTTGCCACATCACCCAGTGCGAATAGCCCATCAGGCGCAGCGCCATGGCAATCACGGCGGCCACCACGCCAGCCGATGCCTGGCCTTGCGTCCACAGATACAGCGCGGTGCCGCCGCTGCCCAGCAGCAGCAGAGCAATCATCAGGTGGTTGGTGATCTCGAACAGGCTGACCAGACGCATCTGTGCATAACCGGTGGACTTGAACGATTCCATCGCATTGCGGGCGTATTCGGCTTCGCGGCGTGTGTGGGCGAACAGCTTGACGGTGGCGATGTTGGTGTACGCATCGGTCACGCGGCCCGTCATCATCGAGCGGGCGTCGGCCTGCTCTTTGCCGATCTTGCCCAGACGCGGCACAAAGTAAAAGCAGGCGGCGGTGTACGCCAAAAACCACAGCGCAAACGGAATCATCAGCCGCCACTCAAAGCTGGCCGCCAGAATCAAAATGCCGATCATGTAGACGCCCACGCCCACAAACACATCGACCACCATGAAGACCACTTCACGCACGGACAGCGCGGTCTGCATGATCTTGGTGGTGATACGGCCGGCAAATTCGTCCGCATAGAAGGACATGCTCTGACCCAGCATCAGCTTGTGGAACACCCAGCGCAGGCGCATGGGGAAGTTGATGGCCAGCACCTGGTGCATGACGGTGGTGTGCAAGGCCAGCAGCGCCACACTGCCCAGCAAGATGGCGGCAATACCGATCAGCGTGCCGCGCTGCTCTGCCAGGAAGTCGGCGGGTGCGGCAGCGCCTAGCCAGTCCACCACGCGGCTCATGATGGCGAACAGCACCGCCTCATAGGCTGCCAGCAGGGCGGATGTCAGCGTCATCAACCCAATCCAGCCGCGCATGCCCTGTGTGCAGGCCCAGACAAAGGCAAAGAAGCCCACGGGCGGAACCTTGGGCTCTTGCGCGGGGTAGGGGGGAACCTGTTTTTCAAAAAATCGGAACACGATGGCAATACTCCCAGTGCCAGCTATTGGCACTTTTGTTCGTCATGGTAGGGGAGTGGGCGGCGGCGGTGTGATGATGCGGCCAAGCCCGCTCAGACCATGGGCTCATACCCTGTTGTCTTCAAAGCCATGAAATTTTCTGCTGCATCTTCTTTGCTTCATAACAATTCTGCATCTCGCAGATGGCGTATGGCCGCTGTTATTGCGATGAGTCTGGCGGCGTTGACTGTGGGCATGAGCGGCTGTGTGATTTCTCAGCCTGTGGTGGGTTTGGCACACACAGCAATCCCTGATCTGCATGCATCACCAGAGCGGCTGCGTGACCATGTGCGCGTGCTGAGCGAGGGCTTTCTGGGGCGAGGTTTTGACCAGCCGCAGACATTGCAAAGCGCTGCTGATTACATCGTGGCGGAGCTGGCCAAGTCAGGTGTGACGGCAGAGCGCCAGCGCTTTGAGGTGGACGGCCAAGGCTATGAAAACTTGATAGCGCGCTTTGGCCCTGCACAGGGCACCAAGCCGCTGCTGGTGATGGGAGCGCATTACGACAGTGCACTCACGCATGAGGGCGTACCTACCCCCGGTGCGGACGATAATGCCAGCGGCGTGGCAAGTCTGCTTGGGTTGGCCCGCTTGCTGAAGCAAACCACACCCGGCCAGCCGGTGGAGCTGGTGTTCTACACACTGGAGGAGCCACCCAACTTTCGCACCGACGATATGGGCAGCTACCGCCATGCGCTTGCGCCGCAGCAGCGCGACCAGCCCGTGCGGCTGATGCTGTCTGTGGCTATTACAGCGACGAGGCGGGAAGCCAGAGCTATCCACTGGCTCCACTGGGCTGGATTTACCCGGACAAGGGCAACTTCATCGCGCTGATTGGCGAGATGAAAAACTTCAGCGAAATGCGCCGCATCAAGGCTGTCATACGCGCCGCAGGCGGTGGGCCGAATCCATTGGACGTGCATTCGCTCAATGCACCGCGCTTTGTGCATGGGGTGGATTTTTCGGATCACCTGAACTACTGGCGGCTGGGCTATCCGGCCATCATGGTGACGGACACCTCGTTCATGCGTAACCCGCACTAGCACCAGCGCACCGACACATGGGAGCGGCTGGACTACACCCGCATGGCGCGGGTGGTTCGCATGCTGGCTGCGGTGGCTTTAGATACTCCTTGATTGATAGCCTCTGACGCTTTTATCTATTAGGGTCAAAGCATGTTTTTATAAAAAATCCGGAGCTATTTACTCCTCTGTCTTTCCCAGAAACTGGCGCAACTCAGGGGTCTGCGGTGCGCTGAATATTTGCTCTGGGCTT harbors:
- a CDS encoding NAD(P)/FAD-dependent oxidoreductase encodes the protein MIRIAELKLPLSAVEYHPENHTEFQPLEKLTALAAERLGLPAKAIAGLQVHKRSFDARKTELLAVYIVDITLADESQEAALLAHFADHSHVNLTPDMRWTPVGQAPADMDERPVVVGFGPCGMFAGLVLAQMGFKPIVLERGKTVRQRTKDTWRLWRKRELTPESNVQYGEGGAGTFSDGKLYSQIKDPRHLGRKVLTEFVTFGAPPEILYTAHPHIGTFKLVKLVEGIREEIVRLGGEVRFEQRVTDVQIEGEGEQRQLTGLQVLNQVTGESYHLPTHHAVMALGHSARDTFVNFYERGVAMEAKPFSIGFRIEHPQSVIDRARWGKDAGHPLLGAADYKLVHHAKNGRAVYSFCMCPGGTVVAATSEPGRVVTNGMSQYSRAERNANAGMVCAISPEDYPQDAESFSWAFDGKTLGVEKMQKGEHHPLSGVVLQRQLESKAYDLGGQNYSAPGQLVGDFVVGTPSSEFGAVQPSYKPGIHLGDLHQALPTYAIEAMREALPAFGKKIRGYDMNDAVLTGVETRTSSPVKIGRGADFQSDNTRGLYPAGEGASYAGGILSAGVDGIKVGEAVACAILNLPVPSSGSRGSGGAL
- a CDS encoding AAA family ATPase; translated protein: MKILKLRLKNLNSLKGEWNIDFTAAPFADSGLFAITGPTGAGKSTLLDAICLALYHQTPRLKKVGKGGNDIITRHTSDCFAEVEFEVKGMAYRAFWSQRRAHNKPDGNLLDPIVELARVADGYIISTRLSEKPECIAEITGLDFARFTKSMLLAQGGFAAFLNSDAKERAELLEELTGTDIYSRISEAVFVQARDAKQALEKQQAQANGMQLLDEATRSDLQAQTQQLSATLADLHTRHAQLHAVQQWQTQTAHTSAEVEQARSAEAAARQAVADAAPDLQRLQAHAPALAIRPLHMQWQQASHQLAAEQHQLQGLHASLLQAQVVQRLQHQQAQQLSANALQKSQLQRQATRAQQADLTAWSQTHASHAQLGENLSGWREQLQQHQQLQQQTAQAENQLLQLQRTAAQLQQQASTQAQHSAQAAEQVTRALQQQQAAEQAQQQRLAAHGASLPQLRANWQAAQQQLHHWQQLQAHAALRQPLELQQQSHAQALTASEARIQQQMSQREVLRAQYRAIKEKVADKQALLTQEQRIQSLQAHRAALQPDEACPLCGSHDHPAITEYAALDVSATEAALKQAQQERDALQQQGELLNTALATTQSQQQHLQAQRDATATQIAQWQARWNSLREQATEPVADTAWQQPDALSATCDKAQQQITALEKTLALADAGERDFQAAKETCQAALHHQQQADHAQASTQQALQSNMQQQLQTSQMLQAVQQQSTVLQNSLQASIQAAGYALPAAADTADWLTARQQEWQQWQRQQTLLQEVAHQIEVQQGQYAQAAQDAELWRQRNNALPALPADVPAYSVTPAATLADCIVQIERTAQTLALLQGQITHAQSTLAQLQQSADQAHGAWQQALQTSPFADEVQYSSALLADTEHSRLQALSDQLHAAEQRASTLLADATQRLAALQSQALSDEMPEAITQQITQLEAERAQQAEQLGAHRARLTDDDQHRAGQQALLEQIAAQEKDSDLWQRLDGLIGSAKGDKFRKFAQGLTLDHLLHLANQHLLRLHGRYLLRRKPTGELELDIVDNWQGDVARDTRTLSGGEAFLVSLALALALSDLVSSKTSIDSLFLDEGFGTLDGDTLEVALSALDALNASGKMIGVISHVEALKERIPAQIKVEKAAGIGYSKLVI
- the sbcD gene encoding exonuclease subunit SbcD, which gives rise to MRILHTSDWHLGQHFMGYSRQAEHQALIDWLLTQVQTQAVDAVLIAGDIFDTGAPPSYARELYNQLIVRLHEAGVALLLLAGNHDSVSVLDESRNLLSHLGTQVVSSTGDDAQHVVTLPLRNTDKKPGCIVCALPFIRPRDVQQSQAGQSAQDKQQALQNAIAATYQRVYAVAQQKQADLLASTGQQLPIIATGHLTTVGASSNESVREIYVGALEAFPTNAFPPASYIALGHIHKPQTVGGLDHIRYSGSPIALGFDEARQTKQVLLVDLDAGGLHAVTALPVPVFQPLLALSGSLTQLPALLQEAAAKASGETTVWVEVTVQEDDYLADMASRVQNMAEGLLLNILRIKRQRGTAAAQLMGNARESLDELSPLDVFERRLAQENLEPPLQLALTERYQQVLRSLNDTSGAAAGDAA
- a CDS encoding DUF2164 domain-containing protein, producing the protein MSIELPKHAQQQAITSIERYFRENMDEPIGNMQSGALLNFFLAEIGPTIYNKAIADVQENMQARLQELDYEVGKEEFSYWTAKRPGRK
- a CDS encoding ABC transporter ATP-binding protein → MFRFFEKQVPPYPAQEPKVPPVGFFAFVWACTQGMRGWIGLMTLTSALLAAYEAVLFAIMSRVVDWLGAAAPADFLAEQRGTLIGIAAILLGSVALLALHTTVMHQVLAINFPMRLRWVFHKLMLGQSMSFYADEFAGRITTKIMQTALSVREVVFMVVDVFVGVGVYMIGILILAASFEWRLMIPFALWFLAYTAACFYFVPRLGKIGKEQADARSMMTGRVTDAYTNIATVKLFAHTRREAEYARNAMESFKSTGYAQMRLVSLFEITNHLMIALLLLGSGGTALYLWTQGQASAGVVAAVIAMALRLMGYSHWVMWQMTGLFENVGTIQDGITTLTKPRTIVDDTDAKPLQVAQGGIAFEDVSFGYKADGKKVMNHLNLHIRPGERIGLIGRSGAGKSTLVNLLLRFHEVQGGRITIDGQDIRHVTQDSLRGAIGMVTQDTSLLHRSMRDNILYGRPDATEAQMQAAADKAEASDFIATLTDLKGRSGYDAQVGERGVKLSGGQRQRVAIARVMLKDAPILLLDEATSALDSEVEAAIQQSLDGLMQGKTVIAIAHRLSTIAAMDRLIVMNDGHIEEEGTHQQLLAKGGIYAKLWAHQSGGFLAEADNSVL
- a CDS encoding M28 family peptidase; translation: MAAVIAMSLAALTVGMSGCVISQPVVGLAHTAIPDLHASPERLRDHVRVLSEGFLGRGFDQPQTLQSAADYIVAELAKSGVTAERQRFEVDGQGYENLIARFGPAQGTKPLLVMGAHYDSALTHEGVPTPGADDNASGVASLLGLARLLKQTTPGQPVELVFYTLEEPPNFRTDDMGSYRHALAPQQRDQPVRLMLSVAITATRREARAIHWLHWAGFTRTRATSSR